The following nucleotide sequence is from Solidesulfovibrio carbinolicus.
CACAATTTTCAATGACCCTGGACCGGGCACGACCCTAGGTCCTGGTCGGAATGCCGTGGATGCGCAGGTAGCGGTACAGGCTCTGCTTGCCAAGCTCGGACAGTTCGCAGGCCCGGTGGATGTCGCCGCCGGCGGTCTGCATGAGGAGCTTGAAATAGCGGTGCTCCACATCCTTTTTGTATTCGTCGAAGGACGTCAACACCAGTTCCGGGGCGGCTCCGCCCCCTTCGGCCACGGGCAGCATCTCGACGTCCTGGACCGTGACCGGGGTGTCCTTGACCCGCCCGCTCATGATGCGGATGCGGATTTCCGGCGGCAGATGCTTGGGATACAGCGTGGGCTCGTACTGGGCGCGCACGATGATGTTTTCCATGAGGTTGACCAGTTCGCGCACGTTGCCCGGCCAGTCGTACTCTTCCAGGCTGTCCAGGAACTCCGGGGAAAAGCCCTTGAGCGGCACTTTGTACTTCGTGCAAAAGGCGTTCATGTAATGGATGGCCAAGCCCCGGATGTCCTCGCCGCGAAGCCGCAGGGCCGGAATGTTGATGTGCATGGTGCGCAGGCGAAAGAGCAGATCGTTGCGGAATTCGCCGGCCGCGACCAGGGCTTCGAGGTCTTTATTCGTGGCGGCCACCAGCCGGAAATCGCTGGTTTCCTCTTCCTTGGCTCCCACCGGCCGAAAGCGGTGCTCCTGGAGCACGCGTAAAAAAGCCTTTTGCTGGGAAAAGGGCAGCTCGCCCACTTCGTCCAGAAACAGCGTGCCTTTGTCGGCCTGCTTGATGAGGCCTTCCTGCTTTTTTTCCGCCCCGGTAAAGGCCCCCTTGGCATGGCCAAAGAGCACCGATTCAATAAGCGTTTCGGTGAGGCTGGAGCAATCGACCACAACAAAAGGCCCGTCGGCCCGTTCGCTGTTGTCGTGGATGGCCCGGGCAAACAGTTCCTTGCCGGTGCCGGTCTCGCCGGTAATGAGCGTGTTGGCGTCGGAGTTGGCGGCCTGGGCCACCAGATCAAGACAGCTGGCAACGCGCGGGCTGCCGCCGATGATGCCCTCGCGCTTGAGCGCCACGGTGGGCGGGCGGTGGGCGAATTTTTCCTTGCGGTACTGCAGGGCGCGAATGAGCGGCAGGGTCATGGACTCGGCCGTGGCCGGCTTTTCGATGTAGTCCCAGGCCCCGTTCTTGATGGCCAGTTCCGCGCCGTTGGGGTAGCTCGCGCCGGTGAAGATGATGACTTCCGGGGCGCGTTCGCGTTCGGTGATCTTGGGGATGGCGATAAGCCCGTTGCCGTCGGGCAGGTCGACGTCGAGGTAGAGGACGTCGTAAAATTCGCGGTCCAAGGCGTCGAGGCCCTTGGCCAGGTTGGGCATGGCCGTCACCTCGTGGCCCATGCCTTCGATGACCAGCTTGCAGACTTCGCGGATGTGCGTGTCGTCGTCGATGACGAGAATCTTGGCCATGCCTCCTCCCTGTGTCGGCAAACGATAAAGCTGTAAAGCCAAGCGGCGGTTTTGTCGAGACGGGCGCGTGTCCGAGAGGATTTGACGGCCGGTCAAGAGGTTGCGTACATTGCCGCCAACGAGGAGGCGGATATGGCCGAGACGGAAAACACTGCCGCAGAGACGGCGTCCGGGCGCAAGCGTCCGGTGCTCGTCTGGATCATCTTTCTTTTCTATCTCATCAGCAGCGTCCAGGTCATCGTGGCCATGTTTTTTGTGGCCGCCGGCGGCGTGGACATGGCCCCGGAGCAGCAGGCCTATCTGGCCAAGTTTTCGGTCATGGACCGGGTCATCGGCTACGTCAACGCCGGGCTGACGCTTGTTGGCGTGTCCATGCTCTTTTCGCTCAAAAAGCAGGCCGTCAACGTGCTGGCCCTGGCCTTTTCCCTCAATCTCTTTTCCACGGCCGTGGTCTGGATACGCACCGATCCGGCGGCGGTGACGAGCGTGAAAGGGCTTCTCGCCCAGGGCCTGGGCATCGGCATGTTCGGGCTGGTGGTGCTGTATTCGTGGCGGCTTTTAAAGCGGGGGACGCTGGCGTAGCGCCTGACGACGTTTGACATCTTGTGTTGTCTGGAGCAGGAAAAACCTATGTTGCTGTTTGATCAATCCAAAGCCATTGAACGTGCTCTTGGGGAAGAGGCGGCCAAGCCTGTCATTGAGGCCTTTCAGGCCGCTGATCAGCGCGTCATGTCCGCGCTGTTGGCGGAGGTGGCGACCAAGGCCGATCTGGAACGCTTTCGCGGCGAGGTCAATACTCGTCTGGCCCGCCTGGAAAATATGGTCAAGGTCCTGATTGGATTGACCGCCCTGGCTGTGGCGTTTTTCAGCCCGGTGGCCGAAAAGCTGCTCGCCCTGGTCAAATAGCCCCGCCCGTAGCCATCGCCACCACATACCCGGCCGCCACCCCGCCTTCGCGGGCGAAACGCGACTGGTAATACCGCGTAAATCCCCGATACTTCCCGGGGCTGCCCGCACGTTTTGACGGCGTGTGGGTGACCCCGGCTCCTTGCAGGCTCCGGAGCATCTCCCGGACGTCGGCGTGGACCACGGTGTGGCGCGCCGTTGTCATCTCCCAGACGATCCCCGGCAGGGCGGCCAGCGTCTCGCGCCACCAGTGCTCCGGCCGCATGGGGTAGACCGAGCCGAAGCCCGTGGCCCGGGAGGCCTCGTCCAGCTCCGACAGCGTCCCCTCCAGGTAAAAGGCCAGGGCGAAGCGGCCGCCCGGCCGCAGCAGCCGCAGATTGGCGGCCAGCGACCGGGCCGGATCGGCGTACCAGTGCATGGCCGAGGCCGAGGCCAGGAAATCGAAGCTCCCGGCCACAAGCGGAGCCTGTTCGCCGTTGGCCGCCAGCCGGACCACGCCGGGCGGCATGGCGCCATGGGCCAGCATCCCGGGCGAGAGGTCCAGGGCCACATAGAGGCTGTCCGACTGGCCGGCTGGTCCCGTCGTCAAAAGGCGCGGGGCGAGCCGGCGGGTGAGCAGGCCACTGCCGGCCCCGATCTCCAGCACCCGGCCGGTGAGATGCTCGGGGCAGCGCCGGGCCAGTTCCTCGGCCACCCGGGCCTGGACCACGGCCACGCTCTCGTAGCCGGCCCCGGCCCGGTCAAAACGGCGGCGGATGTCGTAGCTGCTCATGGCCGCAGCAACCCTTCCAGAAGATCCGGGCGCGGCCAGTGGCCGCCGGGGTGGACAACGTGAGCCGCTCCGGGCAGGGCGGCCAGGACCTTGTCCACGGCCGAGGCCCGCACGATGCGGTCGGCCGTGCCGGAAACGACGGTCACATGGCCGGCGGCGACATCGGGCACGGCCGCTTCGGAGGCCAGCAGATAGTCGAGCCCGGCCGCAAGCGCCCCGGTCCAGGCCGGATCGTAGGTCGGCGGCGCGTCCACGGCGCAGTTTTGCCAGAATGCAGCGATGGTTGCCGCCGGATCGGCCTTCATGCCGGCGGCCATGGCCCGCACGGCGCGGGGGGGATAGCAGTCGGCGAAACGCAGAAAGGGCGCGATAAGCACAACCTTCCCATAGCGCAGGAAAAGGGTCGAAGCGTGCTTGAGAATGATATGCGCGCCCGTGGACCAGCCGGCCAGGACGTCGCCGCCTGCCAAAAGCCTGCTGACCACAAAGGCCTCGTCGCCGTCCAGAAACGGCGCGACAAAACGCGTGCGGCCCGAAAGGCCCGGAAACAGCGCCTCGGGACCGGCAAAGCCGGAGCAGAAAACCGTTTGCGTCATGGGAAAAAGGAAACCCGGAGCCTGGAAAATCCGAGGCGAATGTGTTTGAGGTCGTCGTCGGTGAGATCGGCCCGCAGCGACAGCCGCAGCCGCGCCGTGCCCAGGGGCACGGTCGGCGGACGCACGGCGGCCACGAGCAGGCCCTCGGCCCGCAGCAAAGCCTGGGCATGAAGCGCCACGCGATTTCTGCCGCAATAGACCGGGATGATCTGGGTGGTCGAACCCATGGTGTCAAAGCCCAAACTGTCCAGATGGTCGCGAATCTGCCGGGAGATGCGCATGAGCCGCGCCCCAAGGCCGGGGTTGGCCTTGACGTGGCGCAGGGCGGCCAGCCCGGCGGCCAACACGGCCGGCGGCAGGGCCGTGGAAAAAATAAACGAACGGCCCTTGTTGCGCAGCAGTTCAATGGTCTCCACCCGGGCGGCCACGTAGCCGCCAAGGGACCCCAACGCCTTGCTCATGGTGCCCACCTGGACGTCCACGTCGTCGGAGAGCCCCAGCGCCGCCACCAGCCCGCGCCCCCGGCCGAGCACGCCCATGGCGTGGGCCTCGTCCACCACGACCAGCGCCCCGTGGGTTTTGCCAAGCTCGACCAATCGCGCTAAGGGAGCCACGTCGCCGTCCATGCTGAAAACCGTGTCCGTGACGATGATTTTTTTCTCGGCCAGGGCTTCGCGGTCGAGCAAGCGGGAAAGATGCTCCATGTCGAGGTGCTTGTAGCGCACGAGCCGCGCCCCGGAGAGCAGGATGCCGTCGATGATGCTGGCGTGGTTTAAGCGATCGGAAAAAACCACCGTATGGCGGTCGGCCAGGGACGTG
It contains:
- a CDS encoding sigma-54-dependent transcriptional regulator, translated to MAKILVIDDDTHIREVCKLVIEGMGHEVTAMPNLAKGLDALDREFYDVLYLDVDLPDGNGLIAIPKITERERAPEVIIFTGASYPNGAELAIKNGAWDYIEKPATAESMTLPLIRALQYRKEKFAHRPPTVALKREGIIGGSPRVASCLDLVAQAANSDANTLITGETGTGKELFARAIHDNSERADGPFVVVDCSSLTETLIESVLFGHAKGAFTGAEKKQEGLIKQADKGTLFLDEVGELPFSQQKAFLRVLQEHRFRPVGAKEEETSDFRLVAATNKDLEALVAAGEFRNDLLFRLRTMHINIPALRLRGEDIRGLAIHYMNAFCTKYKVPLKGFSPEFLDSLEEYDWPGNVRELVNLMENIIVRAQYEPTLYPKHLPPEIRIRIMSGRVKDTPVTVQDVEMLPVAEGGGAAPELVLTSFDEYKKDVEHRYFKLLMQTAGGDIHRACELSELGKQSLYRYLRIHGIPTRT
- a CDS encoding alpha/beta fold hydrolase — translated: MTQTVFCSGFAGPEALFPGLSGRTRFVAPFLDGDEAFVVSRLLAGGDVLAGWSTGAHIILKHASTLFLRYGKVVLIAPFLRFADCYPPRAVRAMAAGMKADPAATIAAFWQNCAVDAPPTYDPAWTGALAAGLDYLLASEAAVPDVAAGHVTVVSGTADRIVRASAVDKVLAALPGAAHVVHPGGHWPRPDLLEGLLRP
- a CDS encoding methyltransferase domain-containing protein produces the protein MSSYDIRRRFDRAGAGYESVAVVQARVAEELARRCPEHLTGRVLEIGAGSGLLTRRLAPRLLTTGPAGQSDSLYVALDLSPGMLAHGAMPPGVVRLAANGEQAPLVAGSFDFLASASAMHWYADPARSLAANLRLLRPGGRFALAFYLEGTLSELDEASRATGFGSVYPMRPEHWWRETLAALPGIVWEMTTARHTVVHADVREMLRSLQGAGVTHTPSKRAGSPGKYRGFTRYYQSRFAREGGVAAGYVVAMATGGAI
- the bioF gene encoding 8-amino-7-oxononanoate synthase; the protein is MSTSFFGKYIVPEAAKLRNSDSYRTIPPVDDGAAREVVYSGAKLLNLASNNYLGLSHHPDLIEASIKAATRHGCSSGASRLITGNFALAETLEAELATFKYQEAALVTGSGYAANLAVFTSLADRHTVVFSDRLNHASIIDGILLSGARLVRYKHLDMEHLSRLLDREALAEKKIIVTDTVFSMDGDVAPLARLVELGKTHGALVVVDEAHAMGVLGRGRGLVAALGLSDDVDVQVGTMSKALGSLGGYVAARVETIELLRNKGRSFIFSTALPPAVLAAGLAALRHVKANPGLGARLMRISRQIRDHLDSLGFDTMGSTTQIIPVYCGRNRVALHAQALLRAEGLLVAAVRPPTVPLGTARLRLSLRADLTDDDLKHIRLGFSRLRVSFFP